In Drosophila yakuba strain Tai18E2 chromosome X, Prin_Dyak_Tai18E2_2.1, whole genome shotgun sequence, a single genomic region encodes these proteins:
- the LOC6524180 gene encoding uncharacterized protein LOC6524180, whose translation MELAGIWIEISLWLLLHFSRILVIAAHDTCTDCSQYKGQLPERCAYLVEEVQVFERKCGGTYPLMAFTKYRDTFVKTGEPFALYMPSSLDLVMVLMKDSPLQNCARIQVGDTTTFFCLDDSSNETIKLKVAHMYCFPFHIQLPDDLMHECLIENKMTNGYLNDVLRTRRGIIHYTFGDSRGHRLICGYFWPNLLLLLLLLLILSSCYR comes from the coding sequence ATGGAGCTTGCCGGGATTTGGATTGAGATCAGCTTGTGGCTTCTGCTCCATTTCAGTCGTATCCTGGTCATCGCTGCCCACGACACATGCACCGATTGTTCGCAGTACAAGGGGCAACTGCCGGAGAGATGCGCGTATTTGGTGGAGGAGGTACAGGTGTTTGAGCGAAAGTGCGGTGGCACCTATCCGCTAATGGCCTTCACCAAATATCGGGATACCTTTGTGAAGACCGGCGAGCCATTTGCCCTGTATATGCCCAGTTCGTTGGATCTGGTCATGGTGCTGATGAAGGATTCGCCATTGCAGAACTGTGCGCGTATTCAGGTGGGCGATACAACCACGTTCTTTTGCCTGGACGATAGCAGCAATGAGACGATCAAACTGAAGGTGGCCCACATGTATTGCTTCCCATTTCACATCCAGCTGCCGGATGATCTGATGCACGAGTGCCTCATTGAGAACAAGATGACCAATGGCTATCTGAACGATGTCCTCCGCACTCGACGCGGCATCATCCACTATACCTTTGGCGATAGTCGGGGCCATCGGCTCATTTGTGGATATTTCTGGCCGAatctcctgctcctgctcctcctcttGCTCATCCTCTCCTCCTGCTATCGATGA